In one window of Zhihengliuella sp. ISTPL4 DNA:
- a CDS encoding sensor histidine kinase has protein sequence MPLRRVRQRLPYRVQLAIAFGATALGAGLLVMTLLYAFLRYVPSYLITPIDPSETSVVGETTSDGGGGEGGINITDVSSLLDTVLWAGIAILLLLSAVAAAFGWFIAGRMLAPLSHVGEAARKAGEGTLSHRIALTGPRDEIRDLADTFDRTLDRLEHAFHAHERFTANVAHELRTPLTTAKTLLDVASAYPEATEPTRLVQQLKSNNDRNIELVQALLALTELERPAPSSDDIDLADLVHEVAQETIPGSRPTTMDLRAAPTRADAVLARLLVHNLVQNALRHNDDRAVIEITTREAEGQSTIRIENTGAVLTLDEVSRLSEPLYRPDRSSQEGHGLGLAIVESIARAQGASLALEPRPGGGLIATVSFRAAGHTI, from the coding sequence ATGCCTCTCCGCCGCGTCCGCCAGAGGCTGCCCTACCGTGTCCAGCTCGCCATCGCGTTCGGGGCGACCGCACTCGGAGCCGGGCTCCTGGTGATGACCCTGCTGTACGCGTTCCTCCGCTACGTTCCCAGCTACCTCATCACGCCGATCGATCCCTCGGAAACCTCCGTGGTCGGCGAGACGACCTCGGATGGCGGGGGAGGCGAGGGCGGCATCAACATCACCGATGTCTCGAGTCTTCTCGACACGGTCCTGTGGGCGGGGATCGCCATCCTCCTGCTGCTGTCGGCGGTCGCGGCCGCATTCGGGTGGTTCATCGCGGGACGGATGCTCGCGCCGCTGTCACACGTCGGGGAGGCCGCGCGCAAAGCCGGCGAAGGCACCCTCAGCCACCGGATCGCGCTGACCGGTCCTCGTGACGAGATCCGCGACCTCGCCGACACCTTCGATCGCACGCTCGACCGGCTGGAACACGCCTTTCACGCCCACGAGCGCTTCACCGCGAACGTGGCTCACGAACTCCGCACGCCGTTGACGACTGCGAAGACACTGCTGGACGTGGCATCCGCATACCCCGAAGCCACCGAACCGACGCGACTCGTCCAGCAGCTCAAGTCCAACAACGATCGCAATATCGAACTCGTGCAGGCTCTGCTCGCGCTGACCGAGCTCGAGCGGCCGGCGCCGTCGTCGGACGACATCGACCTCGCTGATCTCGTCCATGAGGTGGCTCAGGAAACCATCCCCGGTTCGAGGCCGACGACGATGGATCTGCGCGCCGCGCCCACCCGGGCGGATGCCGTCCTCGCGAGACTGCTCGTGCACAATCTGGTCCAGAACGCCCTGCGGCACAACGATGACCGTGCGGTCATCGAGATCACCACTCGCGAGGCCGAGGGCCAGAGCACGATCCGCATCGAGAACACCGGCGCGGTCCTCACCCTCGATGAGGTGAGCAGGCTCTCCGAGCCGCTGTACCGCCCCGACCGCTCGTCGCAGGAAGGCCATGGGCTCGGACTCGCGATCGTCGAATCGATCGCCAGGGCACAGGGCGCATCGCTCGCGCTGGAACCCCGTCCGGGAGGCGGCCTGATCGCGACGGTCTCCTTCCGCGCAGCCGGCCATACGATCTGA
- a CDS encoding anthranilate synthase component I family protein, whose product MPDRLSPRPLPSWVAPERLFAALSQQHADVFWLDAGSDATEGWSFLGIGDAEALPEKVRLDVGSVDEGLPPFRGGWVGWRDYESGTARAGAPIAAELEPDARTWLRVTRALAVDHAARQLWLLAPEEETDEGERWLQSLLNASIPDGATQRAAEEKHTAEARHTPDAYEELIDRCRDLIRAGIAYQLCLTTRFTVPGAHDAVAVYGRLRAATPAHHGGFLRIDGRALLSASPEQFLHASGGIIRTRPIKGTRPRGADATTDAALAAELAADPKERAENVMIVDLMRNDLSRVCVPGSIRVEGLWVVESYPAVHQLVSTVSGRAAEGTTVGALLEAAFPAGSMTGAPKLSAMTQLHDLEGGPRDIYAGCFGYIGVDGALDLAMVIRSIVVDAGAAFVGAGGGITWGSVPAAEVREVATKARAPLAALGAEMPATWRSDILN is encoded by the coding sequence GTGCCCGACCGCCTGAGCCCCCGACCGCTGCCGTCCTGGGTGGCGCCGGAGCGACTGTTCGCGGCGCTCAGCCAGCAGCACGCCGACGTGTTCTGGCTCGACGCGGGCTCCGACGCGACCGAGGGGTGGAGCTTCCTCGGCATCGGCGACGCGGAGGCGCTTCCCGAGAAGGTGCGCCTCGACGTCGGCTCCGTCGACGAGGGGCTACCGCCGTTCCGCGGGGGATGGGTCGGCTGGCGCGACTACGAGAGTGGTACGGCCCGCGCGGGGGCTCCGATCGCCGCGGAGCTCGAGCCGGACGCCCGGACGTGGCTGCGTGTGACCAGGGCCTTGGCCGTCGATCATGCCGCGCGTCAGCTGTGGCTGCTGGCCCCGGAGGAGGAGACGGACGAGGGGGAGCGCTGGCTGCAGAGTCTCCTGAACGCGTCCATCCCCGACGGGGCGACGCAACGGGCGGCGGAGGAGAAGCACACCGCCGAGGCCCGGCACACGCCCGACGCGTACGAGGAGCTCATCGATCGCTGCCGTGACCTCATCCGTGCGGGGATCGCTTACCAGCTCTGCCTCACGACGCGGTTCACCGTGCCCGGAGCGCACGACGCCGTCGCCGTGTACGGACGGCTCCGGGCGGCGACGCCGGCGCACCACGGCGGATTCCTGCGGATCGACGGGCGAGCACTCCTCAGTGCCAGCCCCGAGCAGTTCCTTCATGCGAGCGGGGGCATCATCCGGACCCGGCCCATCAAAGGCACCCGTCCGCGCGGAGCCGACGCGACGACCGATGCGGCGCTCGCCGCAGAGCTCGCCGCGGACCCGAAGGAGCGGGCCGAGAACGTCATGATCGTCGATCTCATGCGCAATGACCTGTCGCGGGTCTGCGTCCCTGGTTCGATCAGGGTCGAAGGGCTCTGGGTGGTGGAGAGCTACCCGGCGGTGCATCAGCTCGTCAGCACCGTCAGTGGCAGGGCCGCGGAGGGGACCACGGTCGGAGCGCTGCTGGAGGCGGCGTTCCCCGCCGGGAGCATGACCGGAGCTCCGAAGCTCTCGGCGATGACGCAGCTGCACGATCTCGAAGGAGGCCCGCGCGACATCTATGCCGGCTGCTTCGGCTATATCGGCGTGGACGGGGCGCTCGACCTCGCGATGGTCATCCGCAGCATCGTCGTCGACGCGGGGGCGGCATTCGTCGGCGCCGGCGGCGGGATCACCTGGGGATCGGTGCCCGCGGCCGAGGTCCGCGAGGTGGCGACGAAGGCCCGGGCGCCCCTCGCGGCACTGGGCGCGGAAATGCCCGCGACCTGGCGTTCCGATATCCTGAACTGA
- a CDS encoding response regulator transcription factor — translation MRVLLVEDDSALGEAVRHGLSLEGFAVDLVTDGTDALHAVEVTPYDALVLDRDIPGVHGDEVCARLAALPDSPPILMLTAAATLTQRVSGFELGADDYLPKPFEFSELVVRLRALGRRPTAAIPPVLSRSGVELDLFRRTVRRQGASIRLTRKEQAVLEVLLRADGGVVSAEQLLDKAWDENANPFTNTIRVTISSLRKKLGEPWVIETIPGSGYRIIDQADEIS, via the coding sequence GTGCGAGTTCTGTTGGTCGAGGACGACTCTGCGCTCGGGGAAGCGGTACGGCACGGACTGAGTCTGGAAGGCTTCGCGGTCGATCTGGTCACCGACGGGACTGATGCTCTGCACGCCGTGGAGGTGACTCCGTACGACGCTCTGGTTCTCGACCGCGACATCCCCGGGGTGCATGGCGACGAGGTGTGCGCGCGTCTCGCGGCTCTGCCCGACTCGCCGCCGATACTCATGCTCACGGCGGCGGCCACCCTGACCCAGCGTGTGTCGGGTTTCGAGCTCGGTGCGGACGATTACCTGCCGAAGCCGTTCGAGTTCTCCGAGTTGGTCGTCCGGCTGCGCGCGCTCGGTCGTCGACCGACTGCAGCCATCCCGCCGGTGCTCTCTCGGAGCGGTGTCGAGCTCGACCTCTTCCGTCGCACGGTTCGACGTCAAGGTGCCAGCATCAGGCTCACCCGCAAAGAGCAGGCGGTCCTGGAAGTCCTGCTTCGTGCGGACGGCGGTGTCGTCAGCGCTGAGCAACTCCTCGACAAGGCATGGGACGAGAACGCCAATCCGTTCACGAACACGATCAGGGTGACCATCAGCTCCCTGCGCAAGAAACTCGGTGAGCCCTGGGTGATCGAGACGATCCCAGGGAGCGGGTACCGGATCATCGACCAGGCCGACGAGATCTCCTGA
- a CDS encoding App1 family protein: protein MAPAPPAPRIHWFARLEHRLHVWREGRARRRGRNATVLPFPGYGGPGWVRVLGRVLIVPPQRSNRDGEPASIRGWRSFVGIPVGFASVDVHVGDSTHRVVADRGGVIDTVIRADLEPGWQTFTITVEGQEPIEARAFIVAESTRFGVVSDVDDTVMVTALPRPFIAFWNSFVVDEHARIPVPGMAVLLDQLLRQHPGAPMVYLSTGAWNVAPTLSRFLGRHLFPAGSLLLTDWGPTHDRWFRSGREHKLTNLRRLATEFPDVKWLLIGDDGQHDESIYTQFQEEHPEAVAGVAIRRLLPAEAVLAGGRAEMESHEADEVPWVSAEDGAGLRDQLGDVGILH, encoded by the coding sequence ATGGCCCCCGCACCCCCGGCGCCCAGGATCCACTGGTTCGCCCGTCTCGAGCACCGCCTGCACGTGTGGCGCGAGGGACGAGCGCGCCGCCGCGGGCGGAACGCCACCGTCCTGCCCTTCCCCGGCTACGGCGGTCCCGGCTGGGTCCGCGTCCTCGGTCGTGTGCTCATCGTCCCCCCGCAGCGGAGCAACCGCGACGGCGAACCCGCGAGCATCCGCGGCTGGCGCAGCTTCGTCGGGATCCCCGTGGGCTTCGCCTCTGTCGACGTCCATGTCGGCGACAGCACGCACCGGGTCGTCGCCGACCGTGGGGGCGTCATCGACACCGTCATCCGCGCGGACCTCGAGCCCGGCTGGCAGACGTTCACGATCACGGTCGAGGGGCAGGAGCCCATCGAGGCCCGCGCCTTCATCGTGGCGGAGAGCACCCGTTTCGGCGTCGTCTCCGACGTCGACGACACGGTCATGGTCACGGCGCTCCCCCGGCCCTTCATCGCCTTCTGGAACTCCTTCGTCGTCGACGAGCACGCACGCATCCCGGTGCCGGGAATGGCGGTGCTGCTCGACCAGCTCCTCCGACAGCACCCCGGCGCCCCCATGGTCTACCTCTCCACCGGAGCCTGGAACGTCGCCCCCACCCTGTCCCGGTTCCTCGGACGGCATCTGTTCCCCGCCGGCTCCCTCCTCCTGACCGACTGGGGCCCCACGCACGACCGCTGGTTCCGCAGCGGCCGCGAGCACAAGCTCACGAACCTGCGACGGCTGGCCACCGAGTTCCCGGATGTGAAGTGGCTCCTCATCGGCGACGACGGCCAGCATGACGAGTCCATCTACACGCAGTTCCAGGAGGAGCACCCCGAGGCTGTCGCCGGCGTCGCCATCCGGCGACTGCTGCCGGCAGAGGCGGTGCTCGCCGGTGGCCGCGCAGAGATGGAATCTCACGAGGCGGACGAGGTGCCGTGGGTGAGCGCAGAGGACGGCGCGGGGCTGCGGGATCAGCTCGGCGACGTCGGCATCCTGCACTGA
- a CDS encoding DedA family protein produces the protein MDDLLLWLLDTVQSIDPVTRTLVAGLAVMLETSILIGLIVPGDTIVIIASMGVATPLEGIAMGVAVVVGALIGESIGFWLGRWLGPYIRASWLGRRIGEHNWVRAENYLARRGGIAIFLSRFLPVLHSLVPLTVGMSEYPYRRFLAWTTPACIIWASAYVSVTSLAAGSFRELVDRVHFAGYLFVGVIALFLVLAYLGKRLLHRLEARHLEAPAAESDADVKD, from the coding sequence GTGGACGACCTCCTGCTCTGGCTCCTCGACACCGTGCAGTCGATCGATCCGGTCACGCGCACGCTGGTCGCAGGTCTCGCCGTCATGCTGGAGACGAGCATCCTCATCGGCCTCATCGTCCCGGGCGACACCATCGTCATCATCGCTTCGATGGGCGTCGCCACTCCCCTGGAGGGCATCGCGATGGGAGTGGCCGTGGTCGTCGGGGCCCTCATCGGCGAGAGCATCGGGTTCTGGCTCGGCCGCTGGCTGGGTCCCTACATCCGCGCCTCCTGGCTCGGGCGGCGGATCGGCGAGCACAACTGGGTGCGCGCGGAGAACTACCTCGCCCGGCGCGGCGGCATCGCCATCTTCCTCTCCCGCTTCCTCCCGGTCCTCCACTCGCTCGTCCCCCTCACGGTCGGTATGAGCGAGTACCCGTATCGGCGCTTCCTGGCCTGGACGACCCCGGCATGCATCATCTGGGCCTCGGCCTACGTGAGCGTCACCTCGCTCGCCGCCGGCAGCTTCCGCGAACTCGTCGACCGCGTGCACTTCGCCGGCTACCTGTTCGTCGGGGTCATCGCCCTGTTCCTCGTGCTCGCCTATCTGGGCAAGCGGCTGCTGCACCGCCTGGAAGCTCGTCATCTGGAGGCCCCGGCGGCGGAGTCCGACGCCGACGTGAAAGACTGA
- a CDS encoding efflux RND transporter periplasmic adaptor subunit has translation MTALDNSSHGNPSRRRTTVIIAVVLASALACGAGFVWWNASQASTPSTAAAAPQTTPVTSSPLSSSIRTPGTIGFGGSRDLTAGVDGALTALPAPDTVVSAGRELYRVANAPVVLFRGALPAWRDFSRGMSDGPDVRQLEQNLTDMGFGRNLTVDERFTAVTEMNLKAWQKSVGLPQDGIVPLGRIVFSATDVRVGAHKATVGDHVTPGTPIYTRSSPDPVLTAQLPVSQQGAVAVGAKVEIALPGGGTSTGTVSTVGRAVEKDVEGKKQLLIPLTVKPDDPAAVAALAPLTAQLTITTPGEEDVLQVPVGALLAIKPGAFAVEVYSGGKTRTVPVSTGRFANGMVEVTDGKLSAGDDVVVPG, from the coding sequence ATGACCGCTCTCGACAACAGCTCCCACGGCAACCCGTCTCGTCGCCGTACCACCGTGATCATCGCCGTCGTCCTGGCATCCGCTCTGGCCTGCGGAGCCGGCTTCGTCTGGTGGAACGCTTCTCAGGCCTCCACGCCCTCGACGGCCGCCGCCGCTCCGCAGACCACACCGGTGACCTCGAGCCCGCTGTCGTCTTCGATACGGACGCCCGGAACGATCGGCTTCGGCGGATCACGCGATCTGACGGCAGGGGTCGATGGGGCGCTGACGGCGCTTCCCGCTCCGGACACGGTCGTGAGCGCGGGACGAGAGCTCTACCGCGTGGCGAACGCCCCGGTGGTCCTCTTCCGGGGCGCGTTGCCAGCCTGGCGCGACTTCTCCCGAGGGATGTCCGACGGTCCGGACGTCCGGCAGCTGGAGCAGAACCTCACCGACATGGGATTCGGCCGGAACCTGACCGTCGACGAGCGGTTCACCGCCGTCACCGAGATGAATCTCAAGGCCTGGCAGAAGTCCGTAGGGCTTCCGCAGGACGGCATCGTCCCGCTCGGCCGGATCGTTTTCTCCGCCACCGACGTCCGCGTCGGCGCTCACAAGGCGACGGTCGGCGACCATGTCACGCCCGGTACGCCGATCTACACCCGGAGCAGTCCCGATCCGGTCCTCACCGCGCAGCTCCCGGTGTCGCAACAGGGGGCGGTGGCGGTGGGGGCGAAGGTCGAGATCGCTCTGCCAGGCGGGGGCACGAGTACCGGCACCGTCTCGACGGTGGGACGCGCGGTCGAGAAGGACGTCGAGGGGAAGAAACAGCTCCTCATTCCCCTCACGGTGAAGCCGGACGATCCCGCTGCCGTCGCCGCGCTCGCTCCACTGACAGCGCAATTGACCATCACGACCCCCGGTGAAGAGGACGTGCTCCAGGTCCCGGTAGGCGCCCTCCTGGCGATCAAGCCGGGCGCCTTCGCCGTCGAGGTCTACAGCGGCGGCAAGACGCGGACCGTTCCCGTCTCGACCGGCCGTTTCGCGAACGGCATGGTCGAGGTCACCGACGGAAAGCTCTCCGCGGGCGACGATGTGGTGGTGCCGGGATGA
- a CDS encoding SDR family oxidoreductase — translation MSRILVFGGHGRIALLLAPLLVARGHEVTGVIRNPDHVSEVEEGGAIALVADIETMDVDALAEIIRGHDAVVWSAGAGGGSPERTYAVDRDAAERSMDAAERAGVRRYVMVSWIGSTADHGVPEDDSFFPYADAKWAADEHLRASDLDGTILGPGALTFDDPTGRIRIDPEGRGEVSRADVAAVIVAALEDPGTIGRTIRFGNGDEETSVPIPEALAR, via the coding sequence ATGTCGCGCATCCTCGTCTTCGGCGGCCACGGCCGCATCGCCCTGCTGCTCGCCCCTCTTCTCGTCGCCCGCGGCCACGAGGTCACGGGGGTGATCCGGAATCCGGACCATGTCTCCGAGGTCGAGGAGGGCGGAGCCATCGCTCTCGTCGCCGACATCGAGACCATGGACGTGGACGCCCTCGCCGAGATCATCCGCGGACACGACGCCGTCGTGTGGTCCGCGGGCGCCGGTGGGGGGAGCCCCGAGCGCACCTACGCGGTCGACCGCGACGCGGCCGAGCGTTCCATGGACGCGGCCGAGCGCGCGGGCGTGCGGCGGTACGTCATGGTGTCCTGGATCGGCTCCACGGCCGACCACGGCGTTCCGGAAGACGACTCCTTCTTCCCGTACGCGGACGCGAAGTGGGCGGCCGACGAGCACCTCCGCGCCTCCGATCTCGACGGGACGATCCTCGGCCCCGGCGCGCTCACCTTCGACGACCCGACCGGCCGTATCCGCATCGACCCCGAGGGACGCGGTGAGGTCTCCCGCGCCGACGTGGCGGCCGTCATCGTCGCTGCCCTCGAAGACCCGGGCACGATCGGGCGCACGATCCGCTTCGGCAACGGTGACGAGGAGACCTCGGTGCCGATCCCCGAGGCGCTCGCGCGCTGA
- a CDS encoding glycoside hydrolase family 3 N-terminal domain-containing protein — protein MQEHAAALVAEMSTAEQASSIVMGHIGGTDPAALRAYMASGLGGFILMGGNIPSTEVELRTLTDALTVDPALPPLIAVDQEGGIVSRLPWDTYPASSTLKNRPVDETAAAFAARGALVARAGITVDFGTVADVPADPGSFIFGRALGTDPQGVADRTAAATEAQERFVASTLKHFPGHGAAPGDSHHAIPTTNVSKAAWERADGVPFAAGIEAGASLLMYGHLAYTAVDARPASLSAEWHRIARDELGFDGVAVTDDLGMLLSSGDPAYADPVANGVAAVAAGNDLVLMIAGSDAQTAGEMAAGIAAAVDDGTLPADRVADAATRVLALRLQLAAASSSWSICADCAAAG, from the coding sequence GTGCAAGAGCACGCCGCGGCGCTCGTCGCCGAGATGAGCACCGCCGAGCAGGCGTCCTCCATCGTCATGGGTCACATCGGCGGGACAGACCCCGCGGCGCTGCGTGCCTACATGGCGTCGGGCCTCGGCGGCTTCATCCTCATGGGCGGGAATATCCCGTCCACGGAGGTGGAACTCCGAACGCTGACGGATGCCCTGACGGTCGACCCGGCGCTTCCGCCGCTGATCGCGGTAGATCAGGAAGGTGGCATCGTCTCGCGGCTGCCCTGGGACACGTACCCGGCGTCCTCGACCCTGAAGAACCGCCCGGTCGACGAGACCGCGGCGGCGTTCGCGGCGCGCGGGGCGCTCGTCGCGCGTGCGGGGATCACGGTCGATTTCGGGACGGTCGCCGACGTCCCCGCCGACCCCGGCTCCTTCATCTTCGGTCGGGCCCTCGGAACCGATCCGCAGGGTGTCGCCGACCGCACCGCCGCCGCGACGGAGGCGCAGGAGCGGTTCGTCGCCTCGACGCTCAAACACTTCCCCGGCCACGGCGCGGCTCCGGGCGACTCGCATCACGCGATCCCGACCACGAATGTGTCGAAGGCGGCGTGGGAGCGCGCGGACGGCGTGCCTTTCGCTGCGGGCATCGAGGCCGGAGCTTCGCTGCTCATGTACGGGCATCTGGCCTACACCGCGGTGGACGCGCGTCCGGCCTCGCTGTCGGCCGAGTGGCATCGCATCGCTCGGGACGAGCTCGGTTTCGACGGCGTGGCCGTGACCGACGATCTCGGCATGCTGTTGTCCTCCGGGGACCCGGCGTACGCCGACCCGGTCGCGAACGGGGTCGCGGCGGTGGCCGCCGGCAACGATCTCGTGCTCATGATCGCGGGCTCGGATGCGCAGACCGCGGGCGAGATGGCCGCCGGGATCGCTGCGGCTGTCGATGATGGCACGCTCCCCGCCGACCGCGTGGCGGATGCCGCGACGCGCGTGCTCGCCCTGCGCCTGCAGCTCGCGGCCGCGTCGTCGTCGTGGTCCATCTGCGCGGACTGCGCCGCCGCGGGATGA
- a CDS encoding flavin-containing monooxygenase, translated as MSTLDSIVIGAGQAGLSASFHLRRRGIEHVVLDADARAGGAWQHRWDALTMRDVHGVAELPGDAAPPRDERRANIAVPEYFAAYEKAHDLPVLRPVHVRRVHDDDGVLVVQADEGEWRTRTLVNATGTWTQPFIPHYPGMETFLGEQFHTVDYPGPEHFLGKRVLVVGGGASAVQFLGALAPLTETLWVTRRPPVWRDDDFTPEAGAAAVALVEKRVAAGLPPESVVSVTGLMLRPQEREAERLGAYADRRPLFQRIEPDGVRWADGSFERVDVILWATGFRPAIGHLAPLHLRSAAGGIQLDRGGRGTTAVADPRVQLVGYGPSASTIGANRAGRAAAAGVVHALAEAGAAVSS; from the coding sequence GTGAGCACTCTCGACAGCATCGTGATCGGCGCCGGCCAGGCCGGGCTGTCCGCGTCGTTCCACCTGCGCCGCCGCGGGATCGAGCACGTCGTTCTGGATGCCGATGCTCGGGCCGGGGGAGCATGGCAGCACCGGTGGGACGCCCTCACGATGCGCGACGTGCACGGGGTCGCCGAGCTCCCGGGAGACGCCGCGCCGCCACGGGACGAGCGCCGGGCCAATATCGCGGTGCCGGAGTACTTCGCCGCGTACGAGAAGGCCCACGATCTGCCGGTGCTGCGGCCGGTGCACGTCCGTCGAGTCCACGATGACGACGGGGTTCTCGTCGTGCAGGCCGACGAGGGGGAGTGGCGCACCCGCACCCTGGTCAACGCGACCGGGACCTGGACGCAACCCTTCATCCCTCACTACCCGGGGATGGAGACGTTCCTCGGGGAGCAGTTCCACACCGTGGACTACCCGGGGCCGGAGCACTTCCTGGGCAAGCGGGTCCTGGTCGTCGGCGGCGGTGCGTCCGCCGTGCAGTTCCTCGGTGCCCTCGCCCCCCTCACGGAGACGCTGTGGGTCACCCGTCGCCCTCCCGTCTGGCGCGACGACGACTTCACGCCGGAAGCCGGCGCTGCTGCCGTCGCGCTCGTCGAGAAGCGTGTGGCGGCCGGCCTGCCCCCGGAGAGCGTGGTCAGTGTGACGGGTCTCATGCTGCGCCCCCAGGAACGGGAAGCGGAGCGTCTCGGGGCGTATGCCGACCGTCGCCCGCTCTTCCAGCGGATCGAGCCCGATGGTGTGCGGTGGGCCGACGGATCGTTCGAACGCGTGGACGTGATCCTGTGGGCGACGGGGTTCCGACCCGCGATCGGCCACCTCGCTCCGCTTCATCTGCGCAGCGCCGCCGGCGGGATCCAGCTCGACCGCGGAGGTCGCGGCACGACGGCGGTGGCGGATCCGCGCGTGCAGCTCGTCGGCTATGGGCCTTCCGCGAGCACGATCGGCGCGAACAGGGCAGGAAGGGCCGCGGCCGCCGGCGTCGTTCACGCTCTGGCGGAAGCAGGAGCGGCAGTCTCCTCCTGA
- a CDS encoding 3-methyladenine DNA glycosylase, with amino-acid sequence MVLTRDEWLRRESAHQERADALTAAHRDRIARGEKHPVWDFLFTYYSYKPAHLRRWHPGARVELQDAPERTTWRWYAPGSTPGGVVPDAARFAAEKPELARLVSLMLRRTGSRPGQFGCFGLHEWAMVYRADEHRHAVPLRLGQAGTDAVVEAHDLRCTHFDAFRFFTPDAVPRNRAALTRIDQPQVEQPGCLHAGMDLYKWAMKLGPLIPGELLLDAFELARDIRLLDMQAAPYDLSAWDVQPVRIETPGGKAEYVRRQRGFAERGTALRRALLTAWLGPAGFAAA; translated from the coding sequence ATGGTCCTCACGCGTGACGAGTGGCTCCGGCGCGAAAGCGCGCATCAGGAGCGCGCCGATGCGCTGACGGCAGCGCACCGGGACCGCATCGCCCGTGGCGAGAAGCACCCCGTGTGGGACTTCCTCTTCACGTACTACTCATACAAGCCCGCGCACCTCCGCCGCTGGCACCCCGGGGCAAGGGTGGAACTGCAGGATGCGCCCGAGCGGACCACGTGGCGCTGGTACGCGCCCGGCAGCACGCCCGGCGGCGTGGTGCCCGATGCCGCACGTTTCGCAGCGGAGAAGCCGGAGCTCGCCCGCCTCGTGTCCCTCATGCTGCGCCGCACCGGCTCGCGACCCGGACAGTTCGGCTGCTTCGGCCTGCATGAGTGGGCGATGGTCTATCGCGCGGACGAACACCGGCATGCCGTTCCCCTGCGGCTCGGGCAGGCGGGCACGGACGCGGTGGTCGAGGCGCACGACCTCCGATGCACGCACTTCGACGCCTTTCGGTTCTTCACCCCGGACGCGGTGCCCCGCAACCGGGCGGCGCTGACGAGGATCGATCAGCCCCAGGTCGAGCAGCCCGGTTGCCTGCATGCCGGAATGGACCTCTACAAGTGGGCGATGAAGCTCGGACCGCTGATCCCCGGCGAGCTGTTGCTCGATGCCTTCGAGCTCGCGCGGGACATCCGGCTGCTGGATATGCAGGCGGCGCCGTACGATCTGTCGGCCTGGGACGTCCAGCCGGTCCGCATCGAGACGCCGGGGGGCAAAGCGGAGTACGTCCGGCGTCAGCGGGGCTTCGCTGAGCGGGGCACCGCTCTGCGCCGCGCCCTCCTCACCGCCTGGCTCGGCCCCGCGGGGTTCGCCGCGGCCTGA